The bacterium genome contains the following window.
TCCTGGCAGCATGTAATCCCCGTAAAATAGAGCTACAGGGTGCTGGTGCAAGCTTTCCCTATCCACTTTATTCAAAGATGTTTGAGGGGTATTACAAGGAATTTAATGTAAGGATAAATTATCAGGCAATAGGCTCAGGCGGAGGGATAAGGCAGCTTATAAATAAAACCGTTGATTTTGGAGCATCTGATGTATTTATGAGCGATAATGAGCTTAAAGAAAACCTTAATATCCTTCATATTCCAATTTGCATGGGCGCTGTTGCTATAACCTATAATTTGCCAAATAACCCTAAAATTAAGCTTACGCCAGATATAATTGCTGATATATTTCTTGGAAAGGTAAAGAAATGGAATGATAAAAGGATTAAAGAGATAAATCCTGATACCGCTTTGCCAAATAAGGATATAATTGTTATAAGAAGGTCAGATAGCTCTGGAACAACATTCATATTTACAGATTACCTTTCAAAAATTAGCAAGGTTTGGGGGGAAAATATAGGGAGAGCTCCAATGGTTAATTGGCCTATTGGATTGGGAGGAAAGGGAAATGCAGGTGTAACCTCTTTAATTAAACAAACACAAGGAAGCATTGGATATATTGAGCTTACCTATGCAATGGAGCAAAATTTGCCTTATGCTATTATAAAAAACAAAAATGGAAATTTTATAGAGCCAGATATTTCCTCTGTCTCTTTGGCAGGAAATATAGAGATTCCAAATGATACAAGAATATCAATAGTAAATACGGCTAACCCTCTTGGCTATCCAATATCGGGCTTTACCTGGATTTTGGTCTATAAGGAGCAAAAGAATGAGCAAAAAGGAAAAGGGCTTACAAAATTGCTCTATTGGATGACGCACGAAGGTCAAAAATACACAAAACCTCTTAATTATGCACCAATTCCAGAACCTGCTGTAAAAAAGGCAGAAGAAATAGTAAAATTAATAACATACAATGGTAAGCCATTACTCAAAGAAGGAGCTGATTTTTAAAAAAACCCTATCCATTTCAGCTATACTTATAATAGCCTTGCTTTTTGCTATTTTTTTAACACTTATTTGCCATTCTTTTCCAAGTATTAAGGCATTTGGTTTTAAATTTTTATGTTCAAAGGTATGGGATCCTGTATTTTCTCAATATGGTTGTCTTCCGTTTCTTCTTGGAACACTCATTACAGCAGGATTGGCACTTTCTCTCTCTTTTTTCTTTTCCCTCTCAATATCTATCCTTATTGGAGAATACCTTAAAAAGGGAACCCTGCCATTCGTTCTTAAGGGTTTAATTGACCTCCTTGCCGGCATTCCCTCTGTAATTTATGGATTTTGGGGGCTTTTCTTTCTTGTTCCAATTATTCAAAAAATAGAGATTTGGTTGGGAATAACCCCATATGGTGTTTCTATCCTCGCAGCCTCCCTGATTCTTTCCATTATGATTATTCCATATTCAGCATCCATTGGAAGGGAGGTTATTAGCCTTGTTCCATCTGAAATTAAA
Protein-coding sequences here:
- the pstS gene encoding phosphate ABC transporter substrate-binding protein PstS → MKILLLAALLAACNPRKIELQGAGASFPYPLYSKMFEGYYKEFNVRINYQAIGSGGGIRQLINKTVDFGASDVFMSDNELKENLNILHIPICMGAVAITYNLPNNPKIKLTPDIIADIFLGKVKKWNDKRIKEINPDTALPNKDIIVIRRSDSSGTTFIFTDYLSKISKVWGENIGRAPMVNWPIGLGGKGNAGVTSLIKQTQGSIGYIELTYAMEQNLPYAIIKNKNGNFIEPDISSVSLAGNIEIPNDTRISIVNTANPLGYPISGFTWILVYKEQKNEQKGKGLTKLLYWMTHEGQKYTKPLNYAPIPEPAVKKAEEIVKLITYNGKPLLKEGADF
- the pstC gene encoding phosphate ABC transporter permease subunit PstC, with product MVSHYSKKELIFKKTLSISAILIIALLFAIFLTLICHSFPSIKAFGFKFLCSKVWDPVFSQYGCLPFLLGTLITAGLALSLSFFFSLSISILIGEYLKKGTLPFVLKGLIDLLAGIPSVIYGFWGLFFLVPIIQKIEIWLGITPYGVSILAASLILSIMIIPYSASIGREVISLVPSEIKEAGYSLGATRYEVIRKVILPYAKGGLFAGFLLSLGRALGETMAVTMVIGNSALLPKSIFSPGNTMASVIANEFTEATGKLYLSSLIEIGLVLFVVVTIINIMGNYIVRRAKC